In a single window of the Caulobacter soli genome:
- a CDS encoding enoyl-CoA hydratase-related protein, translating to MTNPIADPLVEVPDTDAMTPLVHLDSTPSGAVTVWINRPAKKNAFDAATIAGLHQAFETLQGAEGVRIVFLRGVGGAFCAGADLEWMKAAADWSEDDNRDDALGLANMLKALHDIPALTVALVEGPAFGGGAGLVAACDHALATADAKFAFSEVKLGLTPATISPYVIAALGPRTAKLLFATGRVFDADQAWSYGLVDEVFDDAAGLVAAQDALIEEIAVCAPGAIGDAKALVNDFVGQKIDRGLIDETAKRIARRRVSDEGQEGVRAFLERRKPGWTI from the coding sequence ATGACCAACCCCATCGCCGATCCCCTCGTCGAGGTTCCCGACACCGACGCGATGACGCCGCTGGTGCATCTGGACTCCACGCCCAGCGGCGCGGTCACCGTCTGGATCAACCGGCCGGCCAAGAAGAACGCCTTCGACGCGGCGACCATCGCCGGCCTGCACCAGGCCTTCGAGACCCTGCAGGGCGCCGAGGGCGTGCGGATCGTCTTCCTGCGCGGGGTGGGCGGGGCGTTCTGCGCCGGGGCCGACCTGGAGTGGATGAAGGCCGCCGCCGACTGGAGCGAGGACGACAACCGCGACGACGCCCTGGGCCTGGCCAACATGCTCAAGGCCCTGCACGATATCCCAGCCCTGACCGTGGCCCTGGTCGAGGGGCCGGCGTTCGGCGGCGGGGCGGGGCTTGTGGCCGCTTGCGATCACGCCCTGGCCACGGCTGACGCCAAGTTCGCCTTCTCCGAGGTCAAGCTCGGCCTGACCCCGGCCACCATCAGCCCCTATGTGATCGCCGCCCTGGGGCCGCGCACCGCCAAGCTGCTGTTCGCCACCGGACGGGTGTTCGACGCCGATCAGGCCTGGAGCTACGGCCTGGTCGACGAGGTGTTCGATGACGCCGCCGGCCTGGTCGCCGCCCAGGACGCGTTGATCGAGGAGATCGCGGTCTGCGCCCCAGGGGCGATCGGCGACGCCAAGGCCCTGGTCAACGACTTCGTCGGCCAAAAGATCGACCGGGGCCTGATCGACGAGACGGCAAAACGCATCGCCCGCCGCCGCGTGTCCGACGAAGGTCAAGAAGGCGTGCGCGCGTTCCTCGAACGCCGTAAACCCGGCTGGACGATCTAG
- a CDS encoding DUF3667 domain-containing protein has translation MTGEMEAAAADSLGEFFKRRRKHAFEGVGQPCANCGATLEGPYCHACGQNADTHHRSIGHLIWEAIEGMFHLDGRLALTLPALFLKPGGLAKDYMEGRIVRHVPPFRTFLVALLLFIFAAEHAIHSAQHKAAHERELKAAELATPEGRAKEAARLRVEAVQDRDSRLKDAADERDAALAEAAKDRDETLKDPDEGRAKALARYQEAVAKAPADYQEAVAKAQAHYAEDVAKADQIAAGKLPEDMGLTEEEARKAEAAKIRALSLNGEISGVTIHDDGHVSQGAAPLPPEAQAAINDARAQGHDPSKALRWSGGWLKESIAKARENPEFYQMVLFTWGHRMAVLLLPIVGLALALVYRNKPKYFIYDHLLVAMNLLSFAFLTNALGLVLPDVLKPWWFGLLTLWTPINLFQTLHGAYGSSIVGAFLKTLIVWFVTVLSFSLLLAGLALLALAQI, from the coding sequence ATGACGGGCGAAATGGAAGCCGCGGCGGCGGATTCGCTGGGCGAGTTCTTCAAGCGGCGCAGGAAGCACGCCTTCGAAGGCGTCGGCCAGCCTTGCGCCAATTGCGGGGCGACGCTGGAAGGTCCGTACTGCCACGCCTGCGGCCAGAACGCCGACACCCATCACCGCTCGATCGGCCACCTGATCTGGGAGGCGATCGAGGGGATGTTCCACCTCGACGGCCGCCTGGCCCTGACCCTGCCGGCCCTGTTCCTGAAGCCGGGCGGCCTGGCCAAGGACTATATGGAAGGCCGGATCGTGCGGCACGTGCCGCCGTTCCGCACCTTCCTGGTGGCCCTGCTGCTGTTCATCTTCGCGGCCGAGCACGCGATCCACAGCGCCCAGCACAAGGCCGCCCACGAGCGCGAGCTGAAGGCCGCCGAACTAGCCACGCCGGAAGGCCGCGCCAAGGAGGCTGCCCGCCTGCGCGTCGAGGCCGTCCAGGATCGCGACAGCCGCCTGAAGGACGCCGCCGACGAGCGCGACGCGGCCCTGGCCGAGGCCGCCAAGGACCGCGACGAGACGCTGAAGGATCCCGACGAGGGTCGGGCCAAGGCCCTGGCGCGCTACCAGGAGGCCGTCGCCAAGGCGCCCGCCGACTATCAGGAAGCCGTCGCCAAGGCCCAGGCCCACTACGCCGAGGATGTCGCCAAGGCCGACCAGATCGCCGCCGGCAAGCTGCCCGAGGACATGGGGCTGACGGAGGAGGAGGCCCGCAAGGCCGAGGCCGCGAAGATCCGGGCCCTGTCGCTGAACGGCGAGATCTCGGGCGTGACGATCCATGACGACGGGCATGTCTCGCAGGGCGCCGCGCCCCTGCCGCCCGAGGCCCAGGCCGCGATCAACGACGCCAGGGCCCAGGGGCACGATCCGTCCAAGGCCCTCCGCTGGAGCGGCGGCTGGCTGAAGGAGAGCATCGCCAAGGCGCGCGAGAACCCTGAATTCTACCAGATGGTGCTGTTCACCTGGGGCCACCGCATGGCGGTGCTGCTGCTGCCGATCGTCGGCCTGGCCCTGGCCCTGGTCTATCGCAACAAGCCCAAGTACTTCATCTACGACCACCTGCTGGTGGCGATGAACCTGCTGTCGTTCGCGTTCCTGACCAACGCCCTGGGCCTGGTCCTGCCCGACGTGCTCAAGCCCTGGTGGTTCGGGCTGCTGACGCTGTGGACCCCGATCAACCTGTTCCAGACCCTGCACGGGGCCTATGGTTCCAGCATCGTCGGCGCGTTCCTCAAGACGCTGATCGTCTGGTTCGTGACCGTCCTGTCGTTCTCCCTCCTGCTCGCCGGCCTGGCGCTTCTGGCCCTGGCGCAGATCTAG